The following are encoded together in the Salinibacterium sp. UTAS2018 genome:
- a CDS encoding helix-turn-helix domain-containing protein produces the protein MPDRSYWTRFPQVLSVAEVAEITRVSDVTVWRMLNSGKIPAHRIADAWIVYREELQAWADNGGESTKVNLPTKFLEAYSEELTIADLTTLLGKTQQTVYRWLAAGSLAPTGWRIGRKWLLHKSNFTILLENSSNQHREFIGD, from the coding sequence ATGCCTGACAGGAGTTATTGGACGCGGTTCCCCCAAGTCCTCAGTGTTGCTGAGGTCGCAGAGATCACTCGGGTTTCTGACGTCACGGTATGGCGAATGTTGAATAGCGGGAAGATCCCAGCGCACCGCATCGCGGATGCTTGGATTGTCTACCGTGAGGAGCTTCAGGCGTGGGCTGACAACGGCGGCGAGTCAACGAAAGTGAATTTGCCTACGAAGTTCCTTGAGGCATATTCGGAAGAGCTCACGATCGCGGACTTGACGACGTTGCTCGGTAAGACTCAACAAACTGTATACAGGTGGCTTGCAGCTGGGAGCCTTGCTCCGACGGGATGGCGGATCGGGAGGAAATGGTTGCTCCACAAAAGCAACTTCACTATCTTGCTTGAGAACAGCAGTAACCAGCATCGAGAGTTTATCGGCGACTAG
- a CDS encoding GNAT family N-acetyltransferase: MAYGIPTLGEGNITIRAIRVRDARALENELRDNRRWLRQWEATSPVGPASFDVKSSIRGLLQQSRVGTGLPFVIEYNGEVAGQLNVSSITYGSLASASIGYWVSERFAGKGLTPTAVALATDYCFFQLGLHRMEICIRPENEPSLRVVEKLGFRYEQLRRRYIHIDGDWRDHFCFALTVEELPQGVYRRWQLGQAPEQDAHIPAEDRLTASRPMILPRR, encoded by the coding sequence GTGGCGTACGGCATTCCGACGCTCGGCGAAGGAAACATCACCATTCGCGCCATTCGGGTGCGCGACGCGAGGGCGCTAGAGAACGAGCTCCGCGATAACCGGAGGTGGCTTCGCCAGTGGGAAGCCACGAGCCCGGTCGGCCCCGCCTCGTTCGACGTGAAGTCGAGCATCCGGGGTCTGCTCCAGCAGTCTCGAGTCGGCACCGGACTGCCGTTCGTCATCGAATACAACGGTGAAGTGGCGGGTCAGCTCAACGTGTCATCGATCACCTATGGATCGTTGGCGTCGGCATCCATCGGCTATTGGGTATCTGAGCGTTTTGCGGGCAAGGGGCTCACTCCCACCGCTGTTGCGCTGGCCACTGACTACTGCTTCTTCCAACTCGGCCTTCACCGCATGGAGATCTGCATTCGACCCGAAAACGAGCCAAGTCTGCGCGTCGTAGAGAAGCTCGGGTTCCGTTACGAGCAATTGCGGCGCCGCTACATTCATATCGACGGAGACTGGCGCGATCACTTCTGCTTCGCGCTCACGGTCGAGGAGCTTCCGCAGGGGGTTTACCGCCGTTGGCAGCTGGGCCAAGCCCCCGAGCAGGATGCTCACATCCCTGCCGAGGACCGCCTAACAGCGTCTCGACCGATGATTCTTCCGCGCCGTTAG
- a CDS encoding ammonium transporter, translated as MDTVVWVLISTALVLLMTPGLAFFYGGLVKEKSVVSMMMMSFGSLGLVAVLWILIGANMSSIDGSVWSFSGNPFSNFGQEGVAGSDLLVVAFGGTFAIITTALISGAIADRARFGPWMIYTGVWATLVYFPVAAWVWGGGWIQNLGDILGGLPAVIDYAGGTAVHINAGAAALGLALVLGKRVGFSKDITQPHNVPLVLIGAALLWFGWFGFNAGAASDPDEAGLIVFNTLAAPAAGILGWIFVEKLRTGKATAVGAVSGVVAGLVAITPACANLTPGWALILGLIAGAICALAIELKFNLGFDDSLDVVGLHLVAGILGTIYLGFFATDTGLFVGGDAGQLVVQTISVLAVAIFSFSASWLIGTAIQKTIGFRVTSEEEIAGIDLAVHGESGYAMSARGSVPAE; from the coding sequence ATGGATACAGTGGTTTGGGTACTCATTAGCACTGCACTAGTGCTGCTTATGACCCCCGGTTTGGCATTCTTTTACGGTGGACTCGTCAAAGAGAAGTCCGTAGTCAGCATGATGATGATGAGCTTCGGATCTCTCGGTCTCGTCGCCGTTCTCTGGATCCTCATCGGTGCAAACATGAGCTCGATCGACGGTTCGGTCTGGTCGTTCTCCGGAAACCCGTTCAGCAACTTCGGTCAAGAAGGCGTTGCCGGTTCCGACCTCCTCGTCGTCGCTTTCGGTGGAACCTTCGCGATCATTACCACCGCCCTTATCTCTGGTGCCATCGCTGACCGTGCTCGCTTCGGTCCGTGGATGATCTACACCGGCGTCTGGGCAACTCTCGTTTACTTCCCCGTCGCAGCCTGGGTCTGGGGCGGCGGCTGGATTCAGAACCTCGGTGACATCCTCGGCGGCCTTCCCGCCGTGATCGACTACGCCGGTGGTACCGCGGTTCACATCAATGCTGGTGCCGCTGCTCTTGGTCTCGCTCTGGTTCTCGGAAAGCGCGTTGGCTTCAGCAAGGACATCACGCAGCCCCACAACGTTCCTCTCGTACTGATCGGTGCCGCTCTGCTCTGGTTCGGATGGTTCGGATTCAACGCCGGTGCCGCGAGCGACCCTGACGAAGCCGGTCTGATCGTGTTCAATACGCTCGCCGCTCCCGCCGCCGGTATTCTCGGCTGGATCTTCGTCGAGAAGCTTCGCACCGGTAAGGCCACCGCCGTCGGTGCCGTCTCGGGTGTTGTTGCTGGACTCGTTGCGATCACGCCGGCCTGTGCAAACCTGACGCCCGGTTGGGCGCTCATCCTCGGTCTGATCGCCGGTGCAATTTGCGCTCTTGCCATCGAGCTCAAGTTCAACCTCGGCTTCGATGACTCGCTTGACGTCGTTGGCCTCCACCTCGTCGCGGGTATCCTCGGAACGATCTACCTCGGCTTCTTCGCCACCGACACCGGACTCTTCGTCGGTGGAGACGCTGGCCAGCTGGTAGTTCAGACCATCAGCGTTCTCGCCGTCGCTATCTTCTCCTTCTCCGCTTCGTGGCTGATCGGCACCGCGATTCAGAAGACCATCGGATTCCGCGTCACTTCTGAAGAAGAGATCGCCGGTATCGACCTCGCTGTCCACGGCGAGTCGGGCTACGCAATGTCTGCACGGGGATCCGTGCCGGCTGAGTAA
- a CDS encoding 5-formyltetrahydrofolate cyclo-ligase translates to MTDDVSHDKRALRAELRERRRICTAKEREEFNTGVTENLIDLAQRLGSRSIAAYLSTTDEPETRGFLRWACEHDITVLLPISRADGLLDWAPYDGEDEDKDLIGMPAPTSEVLGPIAINDVDLIIVPAASVDHSGMRMGWGRGYFDKTLGSMETKPPVYAVIFDNEYVAEVPTEIHDQPVDGIVTPSGIVTITEHN, encoded by the coding sequence ATGACCGACGACGTCAGTCACGACAAACGTGCACTTAGGGCCGAATTACGCGAACGCCGACGCATCTGTACCGCGAAAGAGCGGGAAGAATTTAACACAGGTGTAACAGAGAACCTCATTGACCTAGCTCAGCGTCTCGGTTCCCGTTCCATAGCGGCCTACCTATCGACCACCGACGAACCCGAAACCCGTGGTTTTTTGCGGTGGGCGTGCGAACACGACATCACCGTGTTGCTCCCCATCTCTCGTGCCGACGGCCTGCTCGACTGGGCTCCCTACGACGGCGAAGACGAAGACAAAGACCTCATCGGCATGCCCGCTCCTACGAGCGAGGTGCTCGGACCGATCGCGATCAACGATGTCGACCTTATTATCGTGCCGGCGGCATCCGTTGATCATTCCGGAATGCGCATGGGCTGGGGTCGCGGCTACTTCGACAAAACGCTCGGCTCTATGGAGACCAAGCCTCCCGTGTACGCGGTGATCTTTGATAACGAATATGTGGCAGAAGTTCCCACCGAAATTCATGACCAACCAGTGGATGGCATTGTTACCCCGTCGGGGATTGTCACCATCACCGAGCACAACTAA
- a CDS encoding iron-sulfur cluster assembly accessory protein: MLTLTETATTVVKTIVEQDPDAQASGLRINGEPGAPNLTVAVVAAPEAGDSVVEADGARVFLEENASVALSDKTLDANVGENGAVNFAVIDQA; this comes from the coding sequence ATGCTCACCCTCACCGAAACAGCCACCACGGTCGTCAAGACGATCGTCGAGCAAGACCCCGATGCGCAAGCCTCAGGCCTGCGCATCAACGGAGAGCCTGGTGCTCCCAACCTCACCGTCGCCGTTGTCGCGGCTCCAGAAGCCGGCGACTCTGTCGTCGAAGCAGATGGTGCGCGTGTTTTCCTCGAAGAGAACGCTTCTGTCGCTCTCAGCGACAAGACGCTCGACGCCAACGTCGGCGAGAACGGCGCGGTCAACTTCGCCGTGATCGATCAGGCCTAA
- the galU gene encoding UTP--glucose-1-phosphate uridylyltransferase GalU: MATKITKAVIPAAGLGTRFLPATKAMPKEMLPVVDKPAIQYVVEEAVAAGLTDVLMITGRNKNALENHFDRMTELEATLEQKGDTDRLSKVEFSNDLADMHYVRQGDPRGLGHAVLRAKMHVGNQPFAVLLGDDLIDARDVLLSRMLDEQEGRNATIIALMEVDPAMSHMYGIATVEPTDDPDVVRITGLVEKPAQGTAPSNLAIIGRYVLRPEIFDILERTDPGKGGEIQLTDALQEMAENDIAGGVFGVVFRGRRYDTGDRLDYIKAIVQLAVERDDLGPELRPWLQQFSATLE, encoded by the coding sequence ATGGCTACGAAGATTACTAAAGCGGTTATCCCTGCTGCAGGTCTGGGCACTCGATTTTTGCCGGCAACAAAGGCAATGCCGAAAGAAATGTTGCCGGTGGTCGATAAACCGGCCATCCAATATGTTGTTGAGGAAGCAGTCGCTGCCGGCCTCACCGATGTGCTGATGATCACCGGGCGCAACAAGAACGCTCTCGAAAATCACTTCGACCGAATGACCGAACTTGAGGCCACTCTCGAGCAAAAGGGCGACACTGATCGTCTTTCCAAGGTCGAGTTCTCCAATGACTTGGCCGACATGCACTATGTGCGCCAGGGAGACCCGCGTGGTCTCGGTCACGCTGTTCTCCGCGCCAAGATGCACGTGGGCAATCAGCCTTTCGCCGTGCTGCTCGGCGACGACCTCATTGACGCTCGCGATGTTCTGCTCTCGCGAATGCTCGACGAGCAAGAGGGGCGTAACGCCACCATCATCGCGCTCATGGAGGTCGACCCCGCGATGAGCCACATGTATGGCATTGCGACCGTGGAACCCACGGATGACCCTGACGTCGTTCGCATCACCGGCCTCGTTGAGAAGCCAGCTCAGGGCACCGCGCCGTCTAACCTCGCGATCATCGGTCGCTACGTGCTGCGTCCCGAAATTTTCGACATCTTGGAGCGCACCGATCCCGGTAAGGGCGGCGAGATTCAGCTCACGGATGCTCTGCAAGAGATGGCAGAAAACGACATTGCCGGTGGAGTATTTGGCGTTGTCTTTCGTGGTCGTCGTTACGACACGGGTGACCGTCTTGACTACATCAAAGCCATCGTTCAGCTCGCGGTCGAGCGCGACGACCTGGGTCCCGAGCTGCGCCCATGGCTGCAGCAGTTCAGCGCAACTCTGGAGTAG
- the pdxH gene encoding pyridoxamine 5'-phosphate oxidase gives MSDPLSQHTDYGQLPLNDSDVLTDPIDQFRLWLDNASEAAVYEPNAMVLSTVDADGSPSARTVLLRAIDEAGFEFFTNYSSIKGQALLANPAAALVFPWYSIHRQVLVQGTARPVAAALSDDYFATRPRGSQIAAHASEQSQPIASRALLEQRVTELEAEFEGRDVPRAADWGGFVVEPHSIEFWQGRSSRLHDRVRFGRTESGGWERLRLQP, from the coding sequence GTGTCCGACCCATTGAGCCAACACACCGACTACGGCCAACTGCCGCTCAATGATTCGGATGTGCTCACTGATCCGATCGACCAGTTTCGATTGTGGTTAGATAACGCCAGCGAGGCGGCCGTCTATGAGCCGAACGCGATGGTGCTCTCGACGGTGGATGCGGACGGCTCCCCCAGTGCGCGAACAGTTCTCCTACGCGCGATCGATGAAGCTGGCTTTGAGTTCTTTACCAACTACAGCTCGATCAAGGGACAAGCACTTCTCGCGAACCCTGCCGCGGCACTGGTCTTCCCGTGGTATTCGATTCACCGGCAGGTACTCGTGCAAGGAACCGCTCGGCCCGTCGCCGCAGCTCTTTCAGACGACTACTTCGCCACGCGACCGCGAGGCAGCCAGATCGCGGCGCACGCCAGCGAACAATCGCAACCCATCGCATCCCGAGCCCTCTTGGAGCAGCGAGTGACAGAACTCGAAGCAGAGTTCGAGGGGCGCGATGTGCCGCGTGCCGCTGACTGGGGCGGCTTCGTTGTCGAACCCCACTCGATCGAGTTCTGGCAGGGCCGCAGTTCGCGCCTGCACGATCGGGTGCGTTTCGGGCGCACGGAGTCGGGCGGCTGGGAACGGCTGCGCCTTCAGCCGTAG
- a CDS encoding ATP-binding protein produces the protein MWRADKVSDDFTGDPETGSPDVDDAESEHAHPHVQVTAPHTLSFGEPHIMAGNVAEPTWTQWRTQISELGGRSPLIHFVDSPRTRVDLSTTHPGGLAQFITGKRTLLSSLIRDDVALRSAKTAAGAVAAKGLELATARGIDSVHLGVGIARWSHDDVEFCAPVLLRPLAIRRHGRDFELKLRGSAYLNPALARALDEQFRLRLDAESFVALADADGTFKPNPVIDRLRGLTSHLDAFAVSPRLVVSSFADVAHGLAADAEDLQHPILDALAGNTAAAWTIKEGYAPVPALSADERSPQTDNLLLDADAEQENVIAQIEAGNSLVVRTLPGTGGTQTIVNAVGALVAQNKRVLVVSPRRASLQSIADRFADIGLPGLSVAPRTLRRDIIRSISRSEKASKPQIEDVDDALLRLRKIMLDYRESMSVTDGVLGVSVLDCVSELSRLALLPTPPSTTARLSREAVEKLAKDRSTATGVIIAAAKLGEFKYGPGDSPWYGAQFANGGEALKAHQVAQRVNSQLSELLGVANRLVSNTRMRPFQSIDELGVYLRLLVDLRETLDRFVPTVFDRAITELIAATAPRRDFPEMTGANRRRLKKLALEYVRPGVRVPDMHGALKRIQKQRVLWHRFVAEGASPAVPVGIGEVQRSYQQVSEDLALLDIPLGIADSHVNLSALPIPFLIEKVASLAAESDVLNNLQERTALMGSLRDLKLDPLIEDLAERHVPQDQVAAELELSWWKSALDSMLEVDRALLNANTTVVDRLEADFRLVDEAHASANAKQLSWQIAENWKIGLVDWPDEASALKRALAKDRLTSFDVQTSAPHLSRTIAPVWLASPYEIDSVVDTMPFDTLLLVDAGAVTVAEAAGAIRRSKQVIVIGDPVIQSPTPFDTAVRDATGDLPQPVSDEIREALVADSAFAKLSGLLPTLTLTRSYRPGGEELAELVNRRFYDGQIESLPWAGSFLGHGSLAVSYVADGVGMPDPDSGAVESPDAEVSRVVELVLDHATKRPQESLMVITASPVHSVRVMQAVLDAVSRRRPELLDVIIGDRAEPFTVTTIDQAVAQSRDRVIFSIGYGRTPHGRVLSDFGSLGEPGGERLLAVAMTRARRSLEIVTSFRSEDLDDGRMKHGAVALAEVLDEVDARYAEVPVPDDSDPMLVDLARRLEARGLRVALGHRAKLGLVASRGGRCGTIETDAMVHESSLRESLRLRPELLRRLGWHYLRVHAFELFSDPDQVADKVARMLGAEPAPTTEPITIVPAQRPQQ, from the coding sequence GTGTGGCGTGCAGATAAAGTTTCGGATGATTTCACGGGGGACCCAGAAACGGGCAGCCCCGACGTTGACGACGCTGAAAGTGAGCACGCGCACCCCCACGTTCAAGTAACAGCGCCTCATACGCTGAGTTTTGGTGAGCCACACATTATGGCTGGAAACGTCGCAGAGCCCACATGGACGCAATGGCGTACGCAAATATCTGAGCTGGGTGGGCGTTCGCCTCTCATCCACTTCGTTGATTCGCCTCGTACGCGGGTCGACCTCTCAACAACCCACCCGGGCGGCCTTGCCCAGTTCATCACCGGCAAACGCACTCTGCTGTCGAGCCTCATTCGTGACGACGTCGCGCTGCGCTCGGCTAAGACCGCTGCAGGCGCTGTGGCAGCCAAGGGTCTCGAACTCGCAACAGCTCGCGGCATCGACTCCGTTCATTTGGGTGTCGGCATCGCGCGTTGGAGCCATGATGACGTCGAGTTCTGTGCCCCCGTTTTGCTGCGCCCGCTTGCCATCCGTCGTCACGGTCGTGACTTCGAACTGAAGCTTCGCGGCAGCGCGTACTTGAACCCTGCGCTGGCTCGTGCTCTCGACGAGCAGTTCCGCCTTCGCCTCGATGCTGAGTCGTTCGTTGCTTTGGCCGATGCTGATGGAACCTTCAAGCCCAACCCGGTGATCGATCGCCTTCGCGGTCTCACCTCTCATCTCGATGCGTTCGCTGTCAGCCCGCGACTCGTTGTGTCGTCATTTGCGGATGTCGCTCATGGTCTTGCCGCTGATGCGGAAGATTTGCAGCATCCGATCCTCGACGCGCTCGCCGGCAACACTGCTGCCGCGTGGACCATCAAGGAGGGTTACGCTCCCGTTCCCGCGCTCTCGGCCGACGAGCGCTCGCCGCAGACGGACAACCTTCTTCTCGACGCAGACGCAGAGCAAGAGAATGTTATTGCGCAGATTGAGGCGGGCAACTCGCTCGTCGTTCGTACGCTTCCGGGCACCGGCGGAACCCAGACGATCGTGAACGCCGTCGGCGCTCTCGTCGCCCAGAACAAGCGTGTTCTTGTCGTGAGCCCGCGTCGGGCATCGCTCCAATCGATTGCGGATCGCTTCGCCGACATCGGGCTTCCCGGTCTTTCGGTTGCCCCACGCACGCTGCGCCGCGACATCATCCGCTCGATTTCTCGCAGTGAGAAAGCCAGCAAGCCCCAGATCGAAGACGTGGATGACGCGCTACTTCGTCTGCGCAAGATCATGCTCGACTACCGCGAGTCCATGTCCGTCACCGACGGTGTACTTGGCGTCTCGGTTCTCGATTGCGTCTCGGAACTCAGCCGTCTCGCGTTGCTCCCCACACCGCCGTCGACGACCGCACGGTTGTCGCGCGAGGCAGTGGAGAAGCTTGCCAAAGATCGCAGCACCGCTACTGGTGTGATCATCGCTGCGGCCAAGCTCGGCGAATTCAAGTACGGCCCCGGAGATTCGCCCTGGTATGGCGCTCAGTTTGCCAACGGTGGCGAAGCGCTCAAGGCTCATCAGGTTGCCCAGCGCGTTAACTCACAGTTGTCAGAGTTGCTGGGTGTCGCCAATCGTCTGGTCTCGAACACGCGTATGCGACCCTTCCAGAGCATCGATGAGCTCGGGGTGTACCTGCGTCTTCTCGTCGACTTGCGCGAAACGCTCGACCGTTTCGTGCCGACGGTGTTCGACCGCGCCATTACGGAACTTATCGCGGCGACTGCTCCGCGTCGTGACTTCCCCGAAATGACCGGCGCGAATCGTCGCCGGCTCAAGAAGCTTGCGCTGGAGTATGTGCGCCCCGGTGTTCGCGTGCCCGATATGCACGGCGCCCTCAAGCGGATTCAGAAGCAGCGGGTGCTGTGGCACCGCTTCGTTGCCGAGGGTGCGAGCCCCGCAGTACCCGTCGGAATTGGTGAAGTACAACGGTCGTACCAACAGGTCTCCGAAGACCTTGCTCTGCTCGACATCCCATTGGGCATTGCTGATTCGCACGTCAACTTGTCGGCTCTGCCCATCCCGTTCCTGATCGAAAAGGTTGCGTCGCTCGCTGCGGAGTCTGACGTGCTCAATAACCTTCAAGAGCGCACCGCTCTGATGGGGAGCTTGCGGGACTTGAAGCTGGATCCGCTCATCGAAGACTTGGCCGAGCGTCATGTTCCTCAAGACCAGGTCGCTGCTGAGCTCGAATTGTCGTGGTGGAAGTCTGCACTCGACTCCATGCTCGAAGTTGATCGCGCCCTCCTCAACGCCAATACGACTGTTGTCGATCGACTTGAAGCAGATTTCCGACTTGTCGATGAAGCTCATGCCTCTGCCAATGCCAAGCAATTGTCGTGGCAGATCGCCGAGAACTGGAAGATCGGTCTCGTTGACTGGCCCGACGAGGCCAGCGCCCTCAAGCGAGCGCTCGCCAAGGATCGCCTCACGTCCTTCGACGTGCAGACCTCTGCTCCGCACCTCTCGCGCACGATCGCGCCGGTCTGGCTGGCCTCACCGTACGAGATCGATTCCGTTGTTGACACGATGCCGTTTGACACGCTTTTGCTCGTTGATGCTGGCGCCGTAACGGTCGCCGAAGCAGCGGGCGCCATCCGCCGCTCGAAGCAAGTCATCGTTATTGGTGACCCTGTCATTCAGTCTCCTACCCCGTTCGACACCGCAGTGCGCGACGCTACCGGCGACCTGCCGCAGCCCGTGAGCGACGAGATTCGTGAGGCGCTGGTCGCTGACTCTGCTTTCGCGAAACTCAGCGGGCTGCTTCCGACGCTGACCCTGACGCGCAGCTATCGCCCGGGTGGCGAAGAACTCGCCGAACTCGTCAACCGTCGTTTCTATGACGGTCAGATCGAATCCTTGCCGTGGGCTGGCAGCTTCCTCGGCCACGGCAGCCTTGCGGTCAGCTACGTCGCTGATGGCGTCGGCATGCCCGATCCTGACTCAGGAGCCGTCGAAAGCCCCGACGCCGAGGTGTCGCGCGTCGTTGAACTCGTTCTCGACCACGCCACGAAGCGCCCGCAAGAATCGCTCATGGTGATTACAGCGAGCCCCGTGCATTCGGTGCGGGTCATGCAGGCGGTTCTGGATGCGGTTAGCCGTCGCCGCCCCGAACTGCTCGACGTCATCATCGGCGATCGTGCTGAACCGTTTACTGTGACGACGATCGATCAAGCCGTGGCCCAGAGTCGCGACCGGGTGATCTTCTCCATCGGATATGGTCGCACCCCGCACGGTCGCGTGCTCTCCGACTTTGGTTCGCTCGGCGAGCCCGGGGGAGAGCGTCTACTCGCTGTCGCTATGACGCGTGCTCGTCGCTCGCTCGAAATCGTGACATCGTTCCGCTCGGAAGACCTCGACGACGGTCGCATGAAGCACGGTGCTGTTGCGCTGGCTGAAGTGCTCGACGAAGTGGATGCCCGCTACGCCGAGGTTCCCGTGCCCGATGACAGCGACCCCATGCTCGTTGACCTCGCCCGTCGCCTTGAGGCGCGCGGACTGCGCGTAGCACTCGGTCATCGCGCCAAACTCGGCCTCGTCGCTTCGCGCGGCGGACGCTGCGGCACGATCGAGACCGATGCGATGGTTCACGAGTCAAGTCTGCGCGAATCGCTTCGGTTGCGCCCGGAACTGCTGCGCCGGCTCGGCTGGCATTACCTGCGCGTCCATGCGTTCGAACTGTTTAGTGATCCCGATCAGGTGGCCGATAAGGTGGCCCGGATGCTCGGAGCAGAGCCTGCTCCCACGACCGAGCCCATCACGATCGTGCCTGCTCAACGCCCCCAGCAGTAA
- the mscL gene encoding large conductance mechanosensitive channel protein MscL produces the protein MLSGFKEFILRGNVVDLAVAVVIGAAFTAVVNTIVEAVFNPLIGAIFSAESLATALPVELGSSGAIIYFGAVIAAIIQFVLVAAVVYFAIVAPMNYANKLAAARKPVVVEPEAGPTEAELLLQIRDLLAKQNN, from the coding sequence ATGCTTTCCGGTTTCAAAGAATTTATTTTGCGCGGCAACGTTGTCGACTTGGCTGTAGCGGTTGTTATTGGTGCTGCTTTCACAGCAGTCGTCAACACCATCGTTGAAGCGGTGTTCAACCCGCTGATTGGCGCCATCTTCAGCGCCGAGTCTCTCGCGACAGCGCTTCCCGTGGAGCTTGGCTCTAGCGGCGCAATCATTTACTTCGGCGCAGTCATCGCGGCGATTATCCAGTTCGTGCTCGTCGCCGCCGTGGTGTACTTCGCCATCGTTGCTCCGATGAACTACGCCAACAAGCTCGCTGCCGCGCGCAAGCCCGTCGTGGTCGAGCCCGAAGCTGGCCCCACCGAGGCCGAGCTGCTTCTTCAGATTCGCGACCTGCTCGCTAAGCAAAACAACTAA
- the nhaA gene encoding Na+/H+ antiporter NhaA, with translation MTTSTKKLSPRKRVRRWVTMETTSGILLMVAAAIALIWANSPWREGYAALAETTIGPESLHLNLTLATWAADGLLAIFFFVVGVELKQELIAGSLRKPREAAVPVFAAIGGMLFPALLFTLIILISGDSTALGGWAIPTATDIAFALAVLAIFGRGLPRALRTFLLTMAVVDDLLAIIIIALFYTESIDLLSLLFSLVAIVLFGLVVRSRKPRWWLLVPLALVAWAFMHDSGVHATIAGVVLGFTVPAKLVHGEKDTRTHAFDDAVRPTSSGIALPVFAFFAAGVSLGGDESVSDVLVQPVVAAIIVGLVVGKIIGVLGTTALITKVTKFRLADSIGLRDLLPIGFLTGIGFTVSLLISELSFPDSEHTTGAKLAILIGTALAAVLAAISLRWDSRLARKRDMNEDGIPDKNKTLIEDED, from the coding sequence GTGACCACATCCACTAAGAAGCTGAGCCCCCGCAAGCGAGTACGCCGGTGGGTGACCATGGAAACCACCAGCGGCATCCTGCTGATGGTGGCCGCCGCGATCGCGCTCATCTGGGCTAACTCCCCGTGGCGCGAAGGCTATGCAGCCCTTGCCGAAACCACCATCGGTCCCGAGTCACTTCATTTGAACCTCACTCTCGCCACGTGGGCTGCAGACGGCCTGCTCGCGATCTTCTTCTTCGTCGTAGGCGTCGAGCTCAAGCAAGAGCTCATCGCGGGCAGCCTGCGTAAACCACGCGAAGCCGCTGTTCCTGTCTTCGCCGCCATCGGTGGCATGCTCTTTCCCGCCCTGCTCTTCACGCTGATCATTCTGATCTCCGGTGACTCGACGGCACTCGGCGGCTGGGCCATCCCCACGGCCACCGACATCGCGTTTGCCCTGGCGGTACTCGCTATCTTCGGCCGTGGCCTTCCGCGAGCGCTCCGCACCTTCTTGCTTACAATGGCCGTGGTGGATGACCTGCTCGCGATCATCATCATCGCTCTGTTCTACACCGAGAGCATTGACCTGCTTTCGCTGCTGTTCTCGCTCGTCGCTATCGTGCTCTTCGGTCTTGTCGTCCGCTCACGCAAGCCGCGCTGGTGGCTCTTGGTCCCCCTCGCTCTCGTCGCCTGGGCGTTCATGCACGACTCGGGCGTTCACGCGACCATCGCCGGTGTGGTTCTGGGCTTCACCGTTCCGGCCAAGCTCGTGCACGGCGAAAAAGACACCCGCACCCACGCGTTCGACGATGCTGTAAGGCCCACGTCATCCGGAATCGCACTCCCCGTCTTCGCGTTCTTTGCGGCTGGAGTTTCACTCGGCGGAGATGAGAGCGTCAGCGATGTGCTCGTGCAGCCCGTTGTCGCCGCCATCATTGTCGGCCTCGTCGTCGGAAAGATCATTGGTGTGCTCGGCACGACGGCGTTGATCACCAAGGTCACCAAATTCCGCCTTGCGGACTCCATCGGACTTCGAGACCTGCTGCCCATCGGGTTCCTCACAGGTATCGGCTTCACCGTGTCGCTGCTCATCTCGGAACTCTCGTTCCCCGATAGCGAGCACACCACCGGCGCCAAGCTCGCCATTCTTATTGGCACCGCTCTCGCTGCTGTTCTCGCCGCGATCAGCCTGCGCTGGGACTCCCGTCTCGCTCGCAAGCGCGACATGAACGAGGATGGCATCCCCGACAAGAACAAAACCCTCATCGAAGACGAGGACTAA